A window of Rubricoccus marinus contains these coding sequences:
- the ispE gene encoding 4-(cytidine 5'-diphospho)-2-C-methyl-D-erythritol kinase encodes MPIARSAPAKVNVGLRVLRKRPDGYHELESVFLPLEWADRVTARASEGLSLTCSDPALPTDRGNLVWRAAEALADWAGIPPLAALHLDKHVPYGAGLGSGSSDAAAALRLLADLWRLDVPPEAMHRLAAGLGADVPFFLLDGPAIATGTGTDLRLLAGEQGRPYRCPFTLVVAVPDVHVPTAEAYGWITPEASPHPPLADAVRSNDLERWRREVTNSFEAPVVQRFPAVGEVRDALLNAGAGWAALSGSGSSVVAAFESLEAAQSGAERVGTGGARVHVQPPGAEGAGA; translated from the coding sequence ATGCCAATCGCCCGCTCCGCCCCCGCCAAAGTCAACGTCGGCCTCCGGGTCCTCCGCAAGAGGCCCGACGGCTACCACGAGCTTGAGAGCGTCTTTCTGCCTCTGGAGTGGGCCGACCGTGTGACCGCCCGCGCGAGTGAGGGCTTGTCGCTGACGTGTTCCGACCCGGCGCTTCCCACCGACCGCGGCAACCTGGTGTGGCGGGCCGCCGAGGCGCTGGCGGACTGGGCCGGGATCCCGCCTCTGGCGGCGCTGCACCTCGACAAGCACGTGCCGTACGGGGCCGGGCTCGGCAGCGGGAGTTCGGACGCCGCCGCAGCGCTCCGCCTGCTCGCGGACCTCTGGCGACTCGACGTGCCGCCAGAGGCGATGCACAGGCTCGCGGCCGGGCTCGGCGCCGACGTGCCGTTCTTCCTCCTCGATGGCCCCGCCATCGCGACCGGCACGGGAACGGACCTCCGGCTTCTGGCGGGAGAGCAGGGCAGGCCCTACCGGTGCCCGTTCACGCTCGTCGTCGCCGTCCCGGACGTGCACGTGCCAACGGCCGAGGCGTACGGGTGGATCACGCCAGAGGCCTCGCCGCACCCGCCGCTGGCTGACGCCGTTCGCTCCAACGATCTGGAGCGCTGGCGGCGCGAGGTGACCAACAGCTTCGAGGCGCCCGTCGTGCAGCGATTCCCGGCTGTGGGGGAGGTTCGAGACGCGCTGCTCAATGCGGGAGCCGGCTGGGCCGCTCTCTCGGGCTCGGGAAGCTCTGTTGTGGCCGCGTTCGAGTCGCTAGAGGCAGCGCAGTCTGGCGCGGAAAGGGTGGGCACGGGCGGGGCACGCGTGCACGTACAGCCGCCTGGGGCGGAGGGCGCCGGCGCGTAG
- a CDS encoding UDP-2,3-diacylglucosamine diphosphatase, producing MTLFVSDAHLGRGSRDATREAERDLVAMLRAHEDKVLGGGRLVLLGDVFDQWIEYRHLAPKEGLRLLGLLADWCDRGAEVDYLVGNRDPWHVDLLEREIGVRLWRGAWAGEMDGTRAYIAHGDGLDRPSRVLSRFLHRLQPLVRHPHTARLYRMCLPGDSGYAFARWVSHRFGTDGTPDAESAQRVGDAARGLLRETDADLVVMGHSHAATLEATDHGTYLNTGYWFGARTFGRLDPVHPHDDASGPVRASLLRWTDGAAETLRAPSPALL from the coding sequence GTGACGCTTTTCGTCTCCGACGCCCACCTTGGACGCGGCTCCCGCGATGCCACGCGAGAGGCCGAGCGCGACCTCGTCGCCATGCTCCGAGCGCACGAGGATAAGGTTCTAGGCGGCGGCCGGCTCGTGCTTCTCGGCGACGTGTTCGACCAGTGGATCGAGTACCGGCACCTCGCGCCCAAAGAGGGCCTGCGCCTTCTCGGCCTGCTCGCCGACTGGTGCGACCGCGGCGCCGAGGTGGACTACCTCGTCGGCAACCGCGACCCCTGGCACGTGGACCTGCTCGAACGCGAGATCGGGGTGCGCCTCTGGCGGGGCGCCTGGGCGGGCGAAATGGACGGCACACGCGCCTATATTGCACATGGCGACGGTCTCGACCGTCCCTCCCGGGTCCTCAGCCGCTTCCTCCACCGCCTCCAGCCGCTCGTGCGACACCCGCACACCGCCCGGCTTTACCGCATGTGCCTCCCCGGCGATTCAGGTTATGCCTTTGCCCGCTGGGTCTCGCACCGCTTCGGGACCGACGGCACCCCCGACGCCGAGAGCGCCCAGCGCGTCGGCGACGCCGCCAGAGGCCTCTTGCGCGAGACCGACGCGGACCTCGTCGTGATGGGGCACTCGCACGCCGCCACGCTGGAGGCGACCGACCACGGCACCTACCTCAACACCGGCTACTGGTTCGGCGCGCGCACCTTTGGGCGCCTCGACCCCGTTCACCCGCACGACGACGCCAGCGGCCCCGTGCGCGCCTCGCTCCTCCGATGGACGGACGGGGCCGCCGAGACCCTCCGGGCGCCCTCGCCCGCCCTCCTCTGA
- a CDS encoding penicillin-binding protein 1A, whose protein sequence is MDDNSTYSDSELESYFDSSDARKSGADTELEDFFDGTPEASGASATRASGDGATADAELGAFFASPDYASGDGASRVVLPPPPPQTPRTSQRRRTLRVLSVIMGIVALGAVAGFGMVAYFWPQLPSLEQIENPKNLLATVVLTSDNLELARYYQDENRTWVPLDSISPHVVNALLATEDRRFYDHWGVDGIALGAIVKDAIVSGDFRGASTVTMQLSRNLYREDVNFVVGEKSVVRKIKEILTAIRIERIYTKDEILEAYLNTVPFLYNAYGIESAAETFFDKHASALDPSESAVLIGMLAANSAYDPARGRPEGEVTFESTNQQSIDRRNVVLTNMRNEGVLSEEAYQEHRAAPIRLTFSPYSHEDNLAPHFAEVLRIWFKEWAERNNYDPYADGLVIRTTIDSRMQALATQAVQEQMETLQARTGQSWGSTSDPYGYWWRRNTAVVNEYIADTEPYQSLRRDGVAREDAIAQLRQQETFMDSLKTIKMRVEAGLVAIDPHSGQVKAWVGGRNYVEDQYDHVGTSRRQPGSTFKLFAYTTAFAEGYSPDSYVSNAGFKWGDWIPKNSGGGTGGYLPLKSALAGSVNIVAARVTKHFGPEKIKETAEEMGIRSPIEAVRSIALGTSDVNLLEMAAAYSTVASGGIYHGPSMEEERPSDPAVPPHIVLAVASIEDRYGNVIEDFTPAGREVLNPSTAYTTFATMRGVIQSGTARSLTGRFPATRRLDLAGKTGTTQENADGWFMAMHPDLVVGSWVGFNDRRIKFRSTTLGQGARTALPNVGAFFQLLQSDSTVALDPDRRFEKPENYSAGRSARIGGGGFWAGDSNSRSRSRRSSGSSESSEERNEARGMIDQYRQRDRAQPAAPAPAPAPTPQGGSSERGGRIGW, encoded by the coding sequence ATGGACGACAACTCCACCTACTCCGACTCCGAACTCGAGTCGTACTTCGATTCCTCCGACGCCCGGAAAAGCGGCGCCGACACCGAGCTCGAAGACTTCTTCGACGGCACGCCAGAGGCCTCTGGCGCCAGCGCGACGCGCGCCTCGGGCGACGGTGCAACGGCCGACGCCGAGCTCGGCGCGTTTTTCGCCAGCCCGGACTACGCCTCGGGCGACGGCGCCTCTCGCGTGGTGTTGCCTCCCCCTCCGCCCCAGACGCCGCGCACGTCGCAGCGCCGCCGCACGCTCCGCGTCCTCTCGGTCATCATGGGCATCGTGGCGCTCGGCGCGGTCGCCGGCTTCGGCATGGTGGCCTACTTCTGGCCGCAGCTGCCCTCGCTGGAGCAGATCGAGAACCCCAAGAACCTGTTGGCGACCGTTGTCCTGACCTCGGACAACCTGGAGCTGGCGCGGTACTACCAGGACGAGAACCGCACGTGGGTCCCGCTGGACTCCATCTCCCCGCACGTCGTCAACGCGCTTCTCGCGACGGAGGACCGCCGCTTCTATGACCACTGGGGCGTGGACGGCATCGCGCTCGGCGCCATCGTCAAGGACGCCATCGTGAGCGGCGACTTCCGCGGCGCGTCTACGGTCACGATGCAGCTCTCGCGCAACCTCTACCGTGAGGACGTCAACTTCGTCGTCGGCGAGAAGTCCGTTGTCCGCAAAATCAAAGAGATCCTGACCGCCATCCGCATCGAGCGGATCTACACCAAGGACGAGATTCTGGAAGCGTACCTCAACACGGTCCCGTTCCTCTACAATGCTTACGGCATCGAGAGCGCGGCCGAGACGTTCTTCGACAAGCATGCGAGCGCGCTCGACCCCTCGGAGTCCGCGGTCCTGATCGGTATGCTCGCCGCGAACAGCGCCTACGACCCCGCCAGAGGCCGCCCCGAGGGCGAGGTCACGTTCGAGTCCACGAACCAGCAGAGCATCGACCGCCGCAACGTCGTGCTGACGAACATGCGCAACGAGGGCGTGCTCAGCGAGGAGGCATACCAGGAGCACCGCGCGGCGCCCATCCGGCTCACGTTCAGCCCATACAGCCACGAGGACAACCTCGCGCCGCACTTTGCCGAGGTGCTCCGCATCTGGTTCAAGGAGTGGGCCGAGCGAAACAACTACGACCCCTACGCCGATGGCCTGGTGATCCGCACCACCATCGACAGCCGGATGCAGGCGCTCGCTACGCAGGCCGTCCAAGAGCAGATGGAGACGCTGCAGGCGCGCACCGGGCAATCGTGGGGCTCCACGTCCGACCCGTACGGCTACTGGTGGCGCCGCAACACGGCCGTCGTGAACGAATACATCGCCGACACTGAGCCGTACCAGAGCCTCCGCCGCGACGGCGTGGCGCGAGAGGACGCCATCGCGCAGCTCCGGCAGCAGGAGACGTTCATGGACTCGCTCAAGACCATCAAGATGCGCGTCGAGGCCGGCCTTGTCGCCATCGACCCGCACTCGGGGCAGGTCAAAGCCTGGGTGGGCGGCCGCAACTACGTCGAGGACCAGTACGACCACGTGGGCACCTCGCGGCGCCAGCCGGGCTCCACGTTCAAGCTCTTCGCGTACACCACCGCTTTCGCCGAGGGCTACAGCCCGGACTCGTACGTGAGCAACGCTGGCTTCAAGTGGGGCGATTGGATCCCGAAGAACTCCGGTGGCGGGACGGGCGGCTACCTGCCTCTCAAGAGCGCGCTCGCGGGCTCGGTCAACATCGTGGCCGCACGCGTGACGAAGCACTTCGGTCCGGAGAAGATCAAGGAGACCGCCGAAGAGATGGGCATCCGTAGCCCCATCGAGGCCGTGCGCTCCATCGCGCTTGGCACCAGCGACGTGAACCTCCTGGAGATGGCCGCGGCCTACTCGACCGTGGCCTCTGGCGGGATCTACCACGGCCCCTCCATGGAGGAAGAGCGTCCGAGCGATCCTGCCGTGCCGCCGCACATCGTGCTGGCGGTCGCGAGCATCGAGGACCGCTACGGCAACGTGATCGAGGACTTCACGCCGGCAGGGCGCGAGGTGCTCAACCCGTCCACGGCCTACACCACGTTCGCAACGATGCGTGGCGTGATCCAGTCCGGTACGGCCCGCTCCCTCACGGGACGTTTCCCGGCCACGCGCCGGCTTGACCTCGCGGGCAAGACGGGGACCACGCAGGAAAACGCGGACGGTTGGTTCATGGCGATGCACCCCGACCTCGTGGTCGGCTCGTGGGTCGGCTTCAACGACCGCCGGATCAAGTTCCGCTCCACCACGCTGGGCCAGGGCGCCCGGACGGCGCTCCCCAACGTGGGCGCGTTTTTCCAGCTCCTCCAGTCGGACTCGACGGTCGCGCTCGACCCGGATCGCCGATTCGAGAAGCCCGAGAACTACTCGGCGGGCCGCTCGGCACGGATCGGAGGCGGAGGTTTCTGGGCCGGCGACAGCAACTCCCGCTCCCGTAGCAGACGCTCTAGCGGGTCCTCGGAGAGCAGCGAGGAACGCAACGAGGCGCGCGGCATGATCGACCAGTACCGCCAGCGCGACCGCGCTCAGCCTGCGGCGCCCGCCCCGGCACCGGCGCCGACCCCGCAGGGCGGCTCGTCCGAACGCGGCGGCCGGATCGGCTGGTAG
- a CDS encoding lipopolysaccharide biosynthesis protein, with protein MDGARATRNAASSVAQTVLSALLLFGLYRYLLLEIGAEGIGVWSVVLASTGAARIADLGLTGSAVKYVAAYLARGDQRTAAEVVETTVTTIALVIGVMAIAAYFAVGAFLPAIIDPEGVNPAALDAARALLPWACLSFWLVSVAGAAQSGLDGCARFDLRNAILLGSQVLYVGLAVVLVGPYGLVGLAFAQIVQGLLWFVGLWVAIRQRLPEVRWIPSRLRISLVREMLGYGVNFQILGVLRMLYEPTTKALMGRYGGLELAGLYEVASLAILKLRSLLVAALQVLTPEVASLEEREPERVNEVYRDVDRLGWALTLALFAAVAAAAPLVSHLLVGRYEPGFVAFSLILAVGWGLNSLSAPGFFLLLGTGQMRHVVASHVTVGVVNAAAGWALGIAFGGSGVAWGWALALGLGAAHLVVGLWRQRGVVSLPSVHVAAVGVVLMLAAGAAVYIAGRVPSSIGVSVGALLGFGAVAIVAVWPLPERRRVQAALLGVLGR; from the coding sequence ATGGACGGAGCACGGGCGACCCGTAACGCCGCGTCGAGCGTCGCGCAGACGGTGCTGAGCGCGCTTCTTCTGTTCGGGCTCTATCGGTACCTGCTGCTGGAGATCGGGGCCGAGGGGATCGGGGTGTGGTCGGTTGTGCTGGCGTCTACGGGCGCGGCGCGGATCGCGGACCTGGGGCTGACGGGAAGCGCCGTGAAGTACGTCGCGGCCTACCTCGCGAGGGGGGACCAGCGGACGGCCGCGGAGGTCGTGGAGACGACGGTCACGACGATCGCGCTCGTGATCGGCGTGATGGCGATCGCTGCGTATTTCGCCGTCGGAGCGTTCTTGCCCGCGATCATCGACCCCGAAGGAGTGAACCCTGCGGCTCTCGACGCGGCGCGCGCTCTCTTGCCGTGGGCGTGTCTCTCGTTCTGGCTCGTGAGCGTCGCCGGGGCAGCACAAAGCGGGCTGGACGGGTGCGCCCGCTTCGACCTCCGCAACGCGATCCTGCTGGGCTCGCAGGTGCTCTACGTTGGGCTCGCCGTCGTCCTTGTCGGGCCGTATGGCTTGGTCGGGCTCGCCTTCGCGCAGATCGTCCAAGGCCTCTTGTGGTTTGTTGGGTTGTGGGTCGCGATCCGCCAGAGGCTTCCTGAGGTGAGGTGGATTCCCTCCCGGCTGCGGATCTCGCTCGTGCGCGAGATGCTGGGCTACGGCGTGAACTTCCAGATTCTAGGCGTGCTCCGGATGCTCTACGAGCCAACGACGAAAGCGCTGATGGGCCGCTACGGAGGCCTCGAACTGGCGGGCCTCTACGAGGTGGCGTCGCTCGCCATCCTGAAGCTCCGTTCGTTGCTCGTGGCCGCGCTCCAGGTCCTGACGCCAGAGGTCGCGTCTTTGGAGGAGCGCGAGCCGGAGCGCGTCAACGAGGTCTACCGCGACGTGGACCGGCTGGGGTGGGCGCTGACGTTGGCGCTGTTCGCCGCCGTCGCGGCCGCCGCGCCGCTGGTTTCGCACCTGCTCGTGGGGCGCTACGAGCCGGGGTTCGTGGCATTCTCGCTGATCCTGGCCGTGGGGTGGGGGCTGAACTCTCTTTCGGCCCCGGGCTTCTTCTTGCTGCTCGGCACTGGGCAGATGCGCCATGTCGTCGCCAGCCACGTTACGGTAGGCGTCGTCAACGCGGCGGCGGGCTGGGCGCTGGGCATCGCGTTCGGTGGGAGCGGGGTGGCGTGGGGCTGGGCACTGGCGCTCGGCCTGGGCGCTGCCCATTTGGTCGTGGGCCTCTGGCGCCAGAGGGGCGTCGTGTCCCTGCCGAGCGTGCACGTGGCCGCCGTCGGCGTGGTTCTGATGCTCGCGGCCGGAGCCGCGGTGTACATCGCTGGGCGGGTCCCGTCGAGCATCGGCGTGTCGGTCGGGGCGCTGCTCGGGTTCGGTGCCGTGGCTATTGTCGCCGTCTGGCCGTTGCCGGAGCGGAGGCGCGTCCAAGCGGCGCTTCTCGGAGTGCTCGGGCGGTAG
- a CDS encoding metallophosphoesterase family protein: MKLLHCADIHLGYETHGRLDPASGLNTRLLDFKRCFDFMVERAIAEDIDVFLFAGDAYRTADPTPTQQKLFAEALRPLAAAGIPIVMIVGNHDHPVSFGKASSVDIFGVLEGHVEVFVTPTFRGPSNPIQTKSGPLQLIALPWPIRSKILSREAYRRSTPHEIRGAIEEMYTTFVKQSARELDPAVPAIVAAHLTVQGAELSGSERSSLIAHEPTFTVGQLAQPGVDYVALGHIHRFQDRNADAFARGEGPPVIYSSSIERISFKEFDARKGFVLVDIEPGAEPRTRYEYVDTPARRFLPIEVDASESANPTEAILAAVAREDVAGTIVRVRYRVGEEQVGTVDQGAVREALADAEMVAAIERVVDAQERRQRTVVRQDTTLKDAMSRYVAQHEKLANMEDELVAAALEIEQEIEG, translated from the coding sequence ATGAAGCTCCTCCACTGCGCCGACATCCACCTCGGCTACGAGACGCACGGCCGGCTCGACCCCGCCAGCGGCCTCAACACGCGCCTGCTGGACTTCAAGCGCTGTTTCGACTTTATGGTAGAGCGCGCGATCGCGGAGGACATCGACGTGTTCCTGTTCGCGGGCGACGCCTACCGCACGGCCGACCCCACGCCAACGCAGCAAAAGCTCTTCGCCGAAGCGCTGCGGCCTCTGGCGGCGGCGGGTATACCCATCGTGATGATCGTGGGCAACCACGACCACCCGGTAAGCTTCGGGAAGGCGTCCTCCGTGGACATTTTCGGCGTGCTCGAAGGCCACGTCGAGGTCTTCGTCACACCGACGTTCCGCGGGCCGAGCAACCCGATCCAGACCAAGTCCGGCCCGCTGCAACTCATCGCGCTGCCGTGGCCCATCCGGTCCAAGATCCTCTCGCGAGAGGCCTACCGGCGCTCCACGCCGCACGAGATCCGCGGCGCGATCGAGGAGATGTACACGACGTTCGTGAAGCAGTCGGCGCGCGAACTAGACCCCGCGGTCCCCGCGATCGTGGCGGCGCACCTGACGGTCCAGGGAGCTGAGTTGAGCGGTAGCGAGCGCTCCAGCCTCATCGCGCACGAGCCGACGTTTACGGTCGGCCAGCTGGCACAGCCAGGCGTGGACTACGTGGCGCTGGGCCACATCCACCGCTTCCAGGACCGTAACGCGGACGCCTTCGCCAGAGGCGAGGGGCCACCGGTGATCTACTCCTCGTCCATCGAGCGGATCTCGTTCAAGGAGTTCGACGCGCGCAAGGGCTTCGTGCTCGTCGACATCGAGCCCGGAGCGGAGCCGCGGACGCGCTACGAATACGTGGACACGCCCGCGCGCCGCTTTCTCCCCATTGAGGTGGACGCGAGTGAGTCGGCGAACCCGACCGAGGCGATCCTTGCGGCCGTCGCTCGGGAGGACGTAGCCGGGACCATCGTGCGCGTGCGCTACCGTGTGGGCGAGGAGCAGGTCGGGACCGTGGACCAGGGCGCGGTCCGCGAGGCGCTCGCCGATGCCGAGATGGTAGCGGCGATCGAGCGCGTCGTCGATGCGCAGGAGCGGCGCCAGAGGACCGTGGTGCGGCAGGACACGACCCTCAAGGACGCCATGAGCCGCTACGTCGCCCAGCACGAGAAGCTCGCCAACATGGAAGACGAGTTGGTGGCCGCGGCGCTGGAGATCGAGCAGGAGATCGAGGGGTAG